The nucleotide sequence ttacacgtactaaattgagaaattttacaaatgtagCTCAGACAATCTCTTCATAAGAGATTGAGCTAtcatacttcaaaattttattacttcaTATCCCCTCCATTTGTTTTTATcatctttcaaactttcaatttcctctcctgaaaaattcacgttcttggacatactcggatttggcattaaggtaacgatatgTAACCTCGAAGGGTTACCTGGTTAAGTTTGTAGTGTTGCAGTCTCTGGAATCCGACGCTCTATCATAACGAGTATTTTGAGGGGTcacatgtatttttgttttcgtaagCCAAAAGCCAGCCAATCGCCAgccaatgaaattttgccagccaatagccagctttatttaagctaatgaaaatcaagctaaaagCTGATAGCCAAAAGCTAATCGATGATTGGCTGGAAATCCCTGACCACAATCCGAATCCACATGCTCCACATAATGTACAGTACCCTTTGTAAATAGTAGAATTAACGCATATGTGGACTGCTACATAAGCGGCAACTCGGCAACTTAAGGCTCTATATAAAGTGGGTGAGCGcatcggccattttgttccctgaGTGATAACGGACTAGTAAGTATAGATACAATTTCTcacgtaaaaaatgcaattttctcgatAGTTCGCGAGTCCGGGTGAACTTAcgtgtagtctcaaattaaagacaataaaatttcctatcgatcgatgttaaattttgatcatttcatgaaaaaataacgactttatgaataggtacttcaattttactgatttctgcGTACTACGTACGTcgtctttaaactaaaaatactcgaaattttcagtggacgcataggtattttaatacagcaaaatgttcgtaattgtatcctttttaaaatggttgtttaccgaaagctctacatgcaaccgttcaaaagttttcgaagttgaaagttgggaaaacaagctgcggatggtaagtactgaactttgaactaatattactcgaaattttcagtggacacgtaggtattttaatacatcaaaatgttcgtaattgtatcctttttaaaatggttgtttaccgaaagctctaccttcaaccgttcaaaagtttttgaagttcaaagttgcggaaagtggccaaattgtgttatcactgttatcagtcacttagttttgatcagtattttactttccgcaactttgatcttcaagatctTTTGAACGATGAGAGGTAGAACTTTCGTTataagctcattttaaagacgataaaattacgaacattttgctgtattaaaatatccatgtgtccgttgaaaattttgagtaaaatttgttcaaagtcaAATACTTACTGCCCGAGTGCCCGCAGctgattttcgcaactttcaacttcgaaaacttttgaacggttgcatgtagagctttcggtaatagctcattttaaagaggataaaataacgaacattttactgtaataaaatacctatgtgtccactgaaaatttcgagtatttttactttaaagatgacgtacgtagtatgcaaaaatcagtaaaatagaaatattcataaaatcgttatttttacgcgaaatgatcaaaatttaacatcaatcgatagggaattttattgtctttaatttaagactgcataacagttcacccaaactcgcgaacaatttaaaaaattgcattttttacataagaAATTGTATGCATAATTACTGGTTCGTTATCACTtcagggaacaaaatggtggatgcGCTCACCTGGTTTATATAGAGCCCTAGGCAACTTAGCAACTTCGTTTCGCGTCAGTggaacgaaaatgataagaagttgctcggttattggctggaactagcaaccaaatcaaaattttttgatttggttgccaagTTGCCAGTTGCTGGTTGCTAGTTGCCGCTTATGTAGCAGTCCACTATCTCACGCGCTTGATAACTGATATTgataagctttttttttcgtttcaactttcaaattttggatttcggattttcatttcagttcaaattAATTGGAAATTCGAAGTCGTTGTTGTTTCGTCTTCTAAGGTCGTCTATCAAAGTTGTTAATCATTTAATAAATATTGAACTTTTACTTTTTCTACTCAATAGTCAATACGTCAATACCGATTAGCTGACTGAACGCCGGTAATAAAACGACCTTCTTCATGAAGAATATCAATATCATCTCAATTGCAAGTACACCAACTTAATTGCTtaataaatgttcaaaaattattgatgagTAAGTGTTATTCGAGTAAAATTCACAGTTGTTTATATACATGTATGCATACTGATGTAGATAGAtggctaattgagtaattgctgAAATCTGTTTCCATTGTAGCTGGATTTAATCACCGACTACTTGTGTGCTCCAAGATTAATACTAAGGGTGATTGtattttcgataatttcttcCTTAGATCACTGTATACGTTATCTAGGAGTTGTCATCGTTCGTCGTGTTCCAATTCGTAAGTATTCATCATGAAAATGTTATCAATCACAAATGTTTATTGATTTAATTCAAATAATCAATAGAATCGTGTGTAATTCAGTTTTAACTATCGTACAATAAACAATCAAAGTTGCAATATAGAATCGTGTTCGTTAGCATGTATTATTGCAGGAATAGTATTCTATATTGTTCATATTACGTTATTACTTAGTATTTGTAAAAATGCTTGGGAACTTTGGTACTCGTGCTTcggtttaattttattttattcctttGTGTTTCAGAAATTTCTGTAAACCTGCATAGCATATGGTGTAGtgctttgaaaacttttatgTGTTTTATACAACAAGAAACCAAGATATTTTATGCCTCATTTGCCTCTAGACCGAAGAAAATTCAGATTGGTGAGTAGGATtccacattaaaaataatttctattcaTATACCAAGCATGTTGTATCGAAATTGATTATTCTGTGAAGTTTTGAATACCCaaatttgatcaacttttcTTATCTGTAGTTATATCATAAACTAAGTCAATATTCAAAGTTTAGAGTGcgaatttaattaaatatttgcAATATTTTACAGGAATCCCTGATGTTGCATTGTTCATAACCATCGAGCTTCAATTGATCAGTTTCCATTACTGCGGATGAACCGTTTAAACGCTTGCTGAGATTTGTTGATGGAAAATTGTTACAAAGTTCAGCAAAcggtaaaaatgttttctatCTGCAAAGGCCATACACATCTGTCGAAGCAGTTATATTACTTCCATGAAGGTAGCACGATGAAGATGTTTCCTTATCTTCGAGGCCGTAattacttctcaaaaaaatcgtattacATGCAAGAAACAGTAACAACAGTGCTGTCTGACTTACGAGATCGTGTTGATTTTCCTAAACAAGTTCATCATACTCTTAATTTTAATGTGAAACCGGTGTTTCTTAGCTTATCAAAGTGcgctaatttttccaaaaaagtatgTTACATGCACACGAAAATCGTTAACTTCAGAACACACGCGGATTTCTCCAAGCAGTTaaattttacgaagaaaaaCTCGAACGAGGAGCTTGGTGATTTGGTGCAAGAATGGCTTAAACGTTTCGATTCTCTGGGCAGAATTGAGGCTACCGGAATTTCTGGAACGTTCAAtagtttattaaaattcaatatttttggtaCCGAGTGGAACACTGAATgtcaagaaaatttcaaacggtTAATCGTTAGATTGGCGGAGAAAGGAGATCAATTATTACATCCAAATAGCCGAGCTCCTTCTAAATTTAGCTCTTGGCAAGTTGCTAATAGTTTGAATGCGTTATCCCAATGGAATGTTTTGAATAGCAATGTATGGGAAGGTCGTGTTCACATTGTCAACAATCAAATTGCCAAGGTTGATTTATTTAAATCTGTCATTAATGGATTGTTATGCCGAGGAACTTGGCTACTGGAAAACGATACAATTGATAAATTCGATTCTCAAGGTATTACCAATTGTCTGAGGGCTCTATCGAAATGGAATATCGACGAGCTCGAAGGATCCAGGAAGTTTATCAGTTGTTTAGTGAAACGAGGCGCCACATTTACCGATCAGTTTCACTCTGTGGCTGTTTCTAACAACTTGACTGCTTTGTCTAGGTGGAATTTGAGCGATTTCGAAGGATCCAGAGAATTCATCGTTCAGTTGCTCAAACAAGGAACATCGACTGATAACAGATTCACTCCCCTGAGTATCGCCAAAACTTTGAACGCAATGTCCAAATGGAACATCGAAGAATTGCAAGGCGCCAAGGAGTTTATAATTTATGTAATGAAACAAGGAACTTCGATGGCCAATAAATTCAATTCCATGGAGATTGCGCACAGTTTGAACGCTCTATCCAGGTGGAATGTCGACAAGATGCTAGAGGCTAGAGGTTTTATTgttcatttaattaaaaatggagATTCTATCATCGATACATTCGCTTGCCAAGGTATTGCCAACAGTTTAAATGCATTTTCCAAATGGAACATTGATGAATTGCAGGGTTCTAAAAAGTTCATTGTTCATTTGATAAAACGAGGAAGCTCATTAGCTGGAGGTTTCAAACCTCAGGAGATTGCCAATAGCTTGAACGCATTGTCCAAATGGAATATTTACGAGTTGGATGGAAGTAAACACTTCATCGTTCAATTGGTGAGATGTGGAACTCTGAAAGCTGACACATTCGACTCGTTTGACATTTCTAGCTCTTTAAATGCCCTTTCTAAATGGGATATTGATGAATTAGACGGAACCAGGGAATTTATCACTCGATTAATAAAACGTGGTCGCTCGTCAATCAATAGATTCAATTCACAGAGTATTTCCAACAACTTGAACGCTCTCAGTAAGTGGAATATCGATGAATTCGAAGGAACCAGAGAGTTCATCATCCAGCTACTAAAGCAAGGCAATTCCTCAGGTGGCAGATTCAATATTCAGGAGAGTACAAATATCCTAAATGCTCTATCGAAGTGGAAAATCGACGAGTTCGAAGGAGCTAGAGAATTCATTGTTCAGACGATCAAACGAGGGAGCTCGATGGTTAGCAAATTTAATTCGCAAAATAACGACAACAGTTTGAGTGCTTTGTCAATATCAAATGCCTTGAACGCGCTTTCTAAATGGAATATCGATGAAATCCATGAATCCAAAGAGTTCATTATCCAGTTGATAATTTCCGGTAATCAAATTTGCGATAAATTCAACTCTCTTGATATTTCCACCTGTTTAAATGCCTTATCTAAATGGAAAGTCTATGAATTACAAGGAGCTAAAGAatttattaatcgattaatcaaacgAGGCAGTTTAATAGCTGCTGAATTCGATTCTCAACTTGTTTCTAATTGCTTGAACGCTTTATCCAAGTGGAATATCGATGAATTATACGGAGCCAGAGAATTTATTGTTGAGTTGGTGAAACAAGGAAATTCAACAATCGAAGCATTTAATTCTCAATCTGTTTCCAATAGTTTAAACGCATTGTCCAAATGGAATATTGACGAATTCGAAGGATCGGTAGAATTCATTGTTCGATTAATACAACGAGGAAATTCAACTATTGGGGAATTCAATCCTCAAGCTATTTCCAACAGTTTGTTCGCTTTGTGCAAGTGGAACGTCGACGAGTTACAAGGAGGCAGAGAGTTTGTCATTGCGTTGATTAAAGTAGGTAGTCGAACGGTCAATCAATTCGATTTTCGAGCTATAGCTAATACCTTGAATGCTCTATCTCAGTGGAACATTGATCAGTTCGATGGGACGAAAGATTTCATTGCTAGGTTAATTAGTCAAGGGAATTCAACAGTTTGCGATTTTGATGCGGGTGCTGTTTCCAATAGTTTGAATGCTTTGTCTAAATGGGAAACTGAAAACTTGCTAGGTGCTGAAGAATTCGTGGCTGATTTAATGAAGCAGAAAAACTGAGTTGATGTAAAAGTCAATTGTTCGAATTTGTGGTTATTTAttggaaccattcaaatgttTGGATTAGGTTTCGTTTTGTCTTTCTTTCAATTCAGAAAGAATCGACTCAGTGATGGAAATTATGTTTGTAATTAAACTATCCGAAAAAGTCCTATTCAAGTgccaatttcttgaaattgatctaatttttttggtgattgaattagcttattttttgaaaactgtaaatcATGATGCTAATGAAAAAGTCGAAGgaaagaaaaatcattctgagTGATTtgtcacttgaaaaatttatgaattttgccATTTAAATAGAACTTTCagcaacatttttgaatgtCTCTTCTAAATGAAATATCtatgtaaaatttgattatatttttcaactggcgagaatgatttttaaaaatttgcacagaaattgattaaataaaGTCTTGATGTCGGTTAGCTTGAGTTTACAGGTgcagaattttattttggcgCTTTTTATATATAGCTATTCTGTGCTTTattgttaattatttttacgGGGCTATAAAATcgttttcagtttcaattcaaaaaatcgcgatgggAAAAATGAATAGTACgccgaaaaataaacaaattttgttatgatcatttttattcttactctaaaattttaaaagtttttggaactcaaaaatttgaaaaaatcaaaaatttacgagttcccaaaaactgtttaaattttaggattagaaaaaaatgatcataacataatttgtttatttttcgacttactattcattttggttcaacaatcattttttccatcgcgatttttcgaaattaaaaataatttatagccccttcaattaatttataaattgggcaaaaaatcacaataggaaatttgtgttcatttttcgaagtaCTACCGAcgccatggtcaaaattggatctTGATCTTGgctctcagattttgaaaaagtacattttttgccCCTTTAATTTCGAAGATAGACAACACCTTCACATACCCTGTTTTCTTagtggtacctctacctacctacctacctacatagagtggttgtatccaaatctgaagtattTTCCATTTGccatccactcaccagacaccctgtatttaTTGAATGTTACTTGAGGTATTGttaactaagtacatatttaagtTTAAGGATCTtagtttttcatgtttttgtgcATACCTAAATGTTTTTTTAAGTCGACTAATTAAGtgtaacttttattttttcgatttaattatttttagaatgatttgaagttatgttttttgtttgttcgtCTATCTAtagtttttcgttttcaatgaaaagtttttgaattgatagtagaaaattttaaagtgcTTAAAAGCACTTATTTGATGAATAATATTATTGatgattaattattaattatttcataAATATACAAACTACAAAGTCTTAAAGGATTGAATAAGTTGAATGCGGTAATGGTGATATTTCTGACGATGCAGAAACGACgaaatagtcatttttttttcatttaaaattaaaataaaggcCTTTTTATAATGACCGTAGAAAGCTACGGAAAAAACGTAGAACAGttgtacacaaaatttcaaagtgcttcAAATTAATGTGATGAAATACCTTTCATgccataaaaattttctaaaaaatttcacattcaaTTCCAAGGGTATATGTATAATACGTATAATAGGAATACCAGCTTTGAGAGAAcacgaaaattttgaagaaccGTTCCTATGACTGACGGTTCTTgttcttccaaaatttccaaatcgtTCTTTGTTCTTGTTTTTCTTCTTACAGGAAATTTGTCGTTCTTTCTTTCGTCGCCCTTGTTCtgtctattttttaaatatttctataataggtagttaggtaccaaCATTTTTTAGTGGCCTTATCCGAGAAGGTGGGGATACAGATATTTCGTCTTCTGAGCACTTGCGCTTTGATAAAGCTGTTCATCTCACCTCacaagaattttcaaccaatGCTGGAATGAAGTGAAATTATTGAGAGAAAATCTCTGCGATAATGGCTTGAATTTGATGCTTACATTAATTTCTGAAGTTGCAGTTTccacttttgagttttgacaACCTGTTGATTCTTTTTCATCACTTTCAAGATCAAGTTAATCTTGAGTTTTTACATTAGACTGTTATTCACAAACCACTATCCACTTGGTTTAGGAGGTAAGTACATTTATAacaatgttctttttttctttaaaagagCTAAGTTTACTAGCAAATATCCTGAATTCCTGATTTATTGcgcttttcaataatttcaatgcGCAATTGCGCATTATtaataatattaatatttttcacaaaaatctcaaaatcaaaatgatttacaaaattcattaaacattgaaaaaaaacgcaagGAAAGTGAAAAGAAAACCCTCAActcaattaaaattaaaataaataccaTTACCAATAAAATAACCAAAACGAGAACGCTCAAAAACGTTTTGCTCCTCTCCTCTCCACTCCCGCTGCAAAGACAAACTTGTTATCAACAATTCCCGCGGAAAGTTTTTCGCAATCGTAATTCGCATGTCGTGTGAATGTAAAATTCTATAACAATTTATTACAATCGTGAGATGTAATTCAGATTAATTATTAGTactttattcaattcaattacaTATTTGCGTTCTTTTCAATAGACTTTACTGCCCGCGTTTGGTAAGTAAAGGTAATTTTCTTTCCTGTGATCAAGTGTTTCACGGTGTTCAACGGCTGCTGTAAACACAGCACATGTTTGTTGATTAGCAGCtacaaagttttcaatttctatcAATATCGAAGTGATCCGGTAGCCTTGAGAATTGtttaaaatgtcatcaatcgATCGGCTACTTTTGCAAGGAATTCGTAGCTTTGGACCAGATGATAGAGACAAACAAGGGATCAAATTCTCGACTCCGTTAACTctaattttgggtcaaaatggATGTGGTAAAACTACTATAATCGAAGCCCTAAAATACGCCACATGTGGCGAATTACCTGTTGGTGTAGATCAAGGAAGCGGATTTCTTCACGACCCGAAGTTATGTGGTTGCATCGATGTaagtaaattagaaaaattgatacTTCTTACATGATGATTTTAGTTTCTATATTCCAAACCAGAGAGCCCATTATATAAGTTTTTTCCTCTTCAGGTTAAAGGACAcgtgaagttgaaatttaaggATGTCAAAGGAGAAGAAAATACAATTGCTCGTACTTCCTCAGTCACTCAAAAAGCTAAAACACTTGTATTCAAAACTTTAGATACGACACTCACCGATGCTCATGGAGTAAGTTTTAAACCACATTGCAGGAAGCTATTACCAATGTAATGCTTATTCggtgttgttcttttttttttgaatgacatCAAGAAAAGTATCAGTACTCGCTGCAATGACATAGATTCTTGGATGAGTAATGCCCTTGGAGTTTCCAAAGCTGTCCTTACTAATGTTATATTCTGCCATCAAGAAGATTCCGCTTGGTTGGTATCACAAGTGACATTATCTTAACTATCAAAACTCATTATTAATTCTGCTGTATGGACGTTTCAGGCCcctggaaaaaggtaaaaaaatgaaagaccGGTTCGATGCGATTTTTGGAATAACTGAGTATAATAAATGTCTCGATTATATGCGTGTGTTGGCTAAAAAGTATGAAGGAGGtatgtactaaaaaaaatcattgtaccTATGTTAACTGACTgaagaatattttgtaaaatcccTATCATACTGTTTCATTCTAGAGAGAGCATTGGCTAAAAAGGATGTTGATCTCGACGAAGAGATATGGAAGGAAACCGAAAAGAAGAAGTCTAAGCTGGAAAGTCACAAAGCGAGTTTATGTGCCAGTTGTGACGAAGTAGCCAAAATAGAAAACGAACTGGCACCATTAAACAGCACATACAACGAGATTCTCGAGAAAGAGATGAACTTGGGCAATCATCTTGGAAAGATTCGAGCAATGAAGGATAAACGAGATTTTCTGAAAGAAAATCAGCGAGACCTgcagaagaaaatcaaaaatgaatttcccgGCACTACGCAAGAGCTACaagcaaaacttcaaaattttgagcaggATTTAAGGTATTGTGTTATTTCTATGACTTATCAAAGATATCAAGTAACTCCATTGCTGAGTTGTACAACATGTACTTACGTATTACAAAATGTCTATAGAAATGAGAAAGCCAAACTGGAAACATTACAAGGAGACAGGGATTTAGTGATTAGAGAAGAAGAACGCCACCAAAAGAATATCGGCGCGAAACAAACGACGTTGGGAactcttcaaaatgaaaaagatcaaaatgaTCAAAGAGTTGGAAACAGGAATTTATACATGAATAAGCTCGCCGATGAACTGAAACTTACTGGTGACtgaagtatttttaattatgaatcagtgttgaattttgttttttgaaaaataattttactataGTCGTATCGAGCTGTGACATGAATCAAGACAGAGCTTCCCAATTGTTGGAATCAATCGAACAAAAACTGAAAGAAGAAAATCGAACTTTAGACAAAATGCAAGAAGAAGGAGAGCTTGAGGAGGAAAAACTTCAACACGAAATATATTTAGTTCGCGAAAAGAAGACCAGTATGGAGCACGAAATTAGAGTTaaacgaaaaaatatccaaGATAACAAAGACGAAACTAtaaagataaaaaaaagaatcgaagATGTAAGTTGGAAATGGTTTTGGGTTAGCATTCTTTGTGCCTATATTTATTGCtgtttgttgttttgtttttattcaggTTGATAAATCAGCCCAAACGCTTGCTGCATTAGAAAAAGAATTGGCCAAAATCGATAAAGATTTAGAAGAAGTTACGAAATCATTGGACGTGAACGAACATAATACTCGTGTCAGTGAAAACACTTCTAAAAGAAACCggtttgttttaattttttagtactCAAGTATCTAATTATTCTTATTTTGctttatgttttaatttttaaatattatatcAGATTGGAATCCAAATTAACCGAACTTAGCGAAGAAATAAAAACGTTacaaaaattcagcattttgaAAGCAAACTTGGATCAGTTGTTGGATAGGAAACGTAAACAAGAAACTACTTTCAATGAATTGTTAGTTTTTATTAATTACCTACTAGTTGATAATTAAACAGTTGTTATGATGATGAATTATAAAAAACTTGGATATGATTacagaaaagagaaaaatagcAACTCTCTAAAGCATTTACTGAATGAAGTGcctcaaaataatttcaaaaagacaGTGCAAGCACATCTTGATAAACTTGTAAGTATTCAACTATTCATgatctgaaaaatgttgaaatgaatgtttcagtatttttattccttcaattttttttagtcctCTGATgtaaaaacgaaagaaaaactcATCTCTGATAAAGAGACGCAGCTCGTAATTCTGAAAGagaaaaaacgcaatttggaTAATCAACTTTtgttaaaaaaacgaaaattggcCGATGATGAAGATCGCATTGCCGATTTCTGTGGCGATAACGACTTCGAGACATTCCTGAAACGAGCGGAAGAAAAACTCTGCTCCGCAcaagtaattaaaattgatcttcatggttttttaatttattttttatggttttttaatCTGAGAAAATATTCTATTTCATTAGGATTCAAAAGGAACCAGCAGTGCGTCTCAGTTCATGTATAAAAGATACTTAGATAAATTAAATTCGGAAAATCCCATTTGTCCTACATGTCGCCGAGATTTTAGTAACGAAGATGAAATTCGTCTTGTCGTCACCGATGTAAGTTTTTGAGAACATGTAGGTACGCAGTCTCATCGTAGTTTGGACTTGGTTATTGCTAACttatattaaatttttagttgaatAAACGATTGAAAACGTTACCGGATCAAATTGCTCAAGCCGAAAAAGAAGTCAAAGAAGCGATTGAACAACAAAATCGAGCGGTGCAGTTACAATCAGTTTATGAAAATATATCTcaaatcaaaaaagatgaattacCTAAGTTAAAGtagatacatttttaatttatgagcAAACTGAAGAGAACATAGTTTAAAGTCGAGCATCTTTCTTACGCATAGGAAAGAGGTTAACGACattaaagtaaaaattgatgaattggAATCGGAACTTCAAACTTTGCGAGATGAATTGACGGCGCCTTCAACAGATCAGGCAATAGCTACCGGTCTCCTATCGGATTGTACAACATTGGATCACCTTTATCAAGAATTGCGAAAACTTCAACAAGATATAGAAACACAAGAACAGAAAATTCCAGTTTCTAGTAAAACATGACACTTGTTGAATTTGTTTAGTTCTTTGCAATTGCAAGAATTTATGATCTATtaaatactttcaattttttttttagaaacgaaTAAAACCATGCAGCAAGCGCAAGACGAAGAAGATGATTTCAAAGCGCAGCTGAATGTTTGTCGaatggaattggaaaattcTCAGAGTGCTTTGTCCAAGTATCACGAGAAATTAAATAAACTTCGGGAACGAAGAAATGAAATTATCACTAAACAAATGACGGTTAGCTCATTCACTGTTGACTGCATTTAAAATTAATGTTCTTGTTTGCGTATTAAGTCCTTAACAAAAGAAGGAAAATTAATATGTTCATAAAAACTAAATATTTATGCGGGAAAAatgttttctcgtattttccAGACAAAAGGAAATGTCCAACAAAGAAAAGAACTATCTGATAAATTGGATGATTTACAAATGACAACCGTCTTATACGAAAGCGAATTGAGTAACATGGAAAAAGAACTCAACCCAACGTCGGAGAAATTGATTAAGCTTACGCAggatttaaataaaatgaaaatggaccacaaaatgaaaattgttgagaaaaagaaaaaagtactgAATACCATATTTAATGAGTTGATTTATGTTTTCATGCCTaaaattctctttcaatttcgataattttctgcTATGTTACAGTTGGTTGAATTCGATAAAAGAGTTCACGAAATTACCACTCTTCACCAAGCTATCGAAGAATATAACAATAAAGGAGGAACTACCAAATTAGATAAAACTCGCCAAGAGTTGGCCGAATTGCAgctaacaaaaaatgaaaattctcgtGAACGAGATCGTAT is from Planococcus citri chromosome 1, ihPlaCitr1.1, whole genome shotgun sequence and encodes:
- the rad50 gene encoding DNA repair protein RAD50, with the protein product MSSIDRLLLQGIRSFGPDDRDKQGIKFSTPLTLILGQNGCGKTTIIEALKYATCGELPVGVDQGSGFLHDPKLCGCIDVKGHVKLKFKDVKGEENTIARTSSVTQKAKTLVFKTLDTTLTDAHGKSISTRCNDIDSWMSNALGVSKAVLTNVIFCHQEDSAWPLEKGKKMKDRFDAIFGITEYNKCLDYMRVLAKKYEGERALAKKDVDLDEEIWKETEKKKSKLESHKASLCASCDEVAKIENELAPLNSTYNEILEKEMNLGNHLGKIRAMKDKRDFLKENQRDLQKKIKNEFPGTTQELQAKLQNFEQDLRNEKAKLETLQGDRDLVIREEERHQKNIGAKQTTLGTLQNEKDQNDQRVGNRNLYMNKLADELKLTVVSSCDMNQDRASQLLESIEQKLKEENRTLDKMQEEGELEEEKLQHEIYLVREKKTSMEHEIRVKRKNIQDNKDETIKIKKRIEDVDKSAQTLAALEKELAKIDKDLEEVTKSLDVNEHNTRVSENTSKRNRLESKLTELSEEIKTLQKFSILKANLDQLLDRKRKQETTFNELKEKNSNSLKHLLNEVPQNNFKKTVQAHLDKLSSDVKTKEKLISDKETQLVILKEKKRNLDNQLLLKKRKLADDEDRIADFCGDNDFETFLKRAEEKLCSAQDSKGTSSASQFMYKRYLDKLNSENPICPTCRRDFSNEDEIRLVVTDLNKRLKTLPDQIAQAEKEVKEAIEQQNRAVQLQSVYENISQIKKDELPKLKKEVNDIKVKIDELESELQTLRDELTAPSTDQAIATGLLSDCTTLDHLYQELRKLQQDIETQEQKIPVSKTNKTMQQAQDEEDDFKAQLNVCRMELENSQSALSKYHEKLNKLRERRNEIITKQMTTKGNVQQRKELSDKLDDLQMTTVLYESELSNMEKELNPTSEKLIKLTQDLNKMKMDHKMKIVEKKKKLVEFDKRVHEITTLHQAIEEYNNKGGTTKLDKTRQELAELQLTKNENSRERDRIDKEIQSIKQTLQAEELKKMDYENNLQFRKKQEEISKLENEIVELEGQAGEITLQSLNRQKTKLKQEIDQLEKKKSSVEGRQFELKKTIKEAEYELKDLKYQNAEQNYRKSVVNLKVLGLAIDDLRQYEKAMDWAMIYFHKERMKTINTMVRDLWRQIYRGNDIDQIEIKTDEASPTPGGRRSYNYRVVQIKGGHELDMPGRCSAGQKVLACLIIRMALAETFSKNCGILTLDEPTTNLDRENIESLSIALSDIVSKRMCQKNFQLIIITHDEEFLRNLTRVDRIDHYLKVYRNDRGKSEVRKIKL
- the LOC135832486 gene encoding uncharacterized protein LOC135832486; this encodes MENCYKVQQTVKMFSICKGHTHLSKQLYYFHEGSTMKMFPYLRGRNYFSKKSYYMQETVTTVLSDLRDRVDFPKQVHHTLNFNVKPVFLSLSKCANFSKKVCYMHTKIVNFRTHADFSKQLNFTKKNSNEELGDLVQEWLKRFDSLGRIEATGISGTFNSLLKFNIFGTEWNTECQENFKRLIVRLAEKGDQLLHPNSRAPSKFSSWQVANSLNALSQWNVLNSNVWEGRVHIVNNQIAKVDLFKSVINGLLCRGTWLLENDTIDKFDSQGITNCLRALSKWNIDELEGSRKFISCLVKRGATFTDQFHSVAVSNNLTALSRWNLSDFEGSREFIVQLLKQGTSTDNRFTPLSIAKTLNAMSKWNIEELQGAKEFIIYVMKQGTSMANKFNSMEIAHSLNALSRWNVDKMLEARGFIVHLIKNGDSIIDTFACQGIANSLNAFSKWNIDELQGSKKFIVHLIKRGSSLAGGFKPQEIANSLNALSKWNIYELDGSKHFIVQLVRCGTLKADTFDSFDISSSLNALSKWDIDELDGTREFITRLIKRGRSSINRFNSQSISNNLNALSKWNIDEFEGTREFIIQLLKQGNSSGGRFNIQESTNILNALSKWKIDEFEGAREFIVQTIKRGSSMVSKFNSQNNDNSLSALSISNALNALSKWNIDEIHESKEFIIQLIISGNQICDKFNSLDISTCLNALSKWKVYELQGAKEFINRLIKRGSLIAAEFDSQLVSNCLNALSKWNIDELYGAREFIVELVKQGNSTIEAFNSQSVSNSLNALSKWNIDEFEGSVEFIVRLIQRGNSTIGEFNPQAISNSLFALCKWNVDELQGGREFVIALIKVGSRTVNQFDFRAIANTLNALSQWNIDQFDGTKDFIARLISQGNSTVCDFDAGAVSNSLNALSKWETENLLGAEEFVADLMKQKN